A genome region from Rubinisphaera margarita includes the following:
- the ilvD gene encoding dihydroxy-acid dehydratase translates to MSAPLNKYSSKITQPRSQGASQAMLYGTGMTEEDMNKAQVGIGSVWYEGNTCNMHLLKLAEKVKEGVQAADLVGMRFNTIGVSDGISMGTDGMSYSLQSRDLIADSIETIMGAQWYDGLVTLPGCDKNMPGCLIGMGRLNRPSLMVYGGTIKAGCGLKKDEKLDIISAFQSYGQYLAGKISDEERKEIVKRSCPGAGACGGMYTANTMASAIEALGMSLPYSSSIPAEHPDKLQECLDAGQAVRTLLERDIKPRDIMTREAFENALVIVIALGGSTNAVLHLIAMARSVNVDLTIDDFQSVSDRVPLLADMKPSGLYVQEDLQSIGGTPAILKYLLAEGFLNGDCMTVTGKTLAENVANVPGLKEGQRIVHKISEPIKKTGHIRILRGNVAPDGAVAKITGKEGLLFKGPALCYDREEAMLAGLEKREIKGGEVIVIRYEGPKGGPGMPEMLTPTSAIMGAGLGDKVALITDGRFSGGSHGFIIGHVTPEAQVGGPIALIQNGDVLTIDAENNRLDVDVSDEELAKRREKWTEPEYLFNRGTLYKYIKNVKTASEGCVTDE, encoded by the coding sequence ATGTCTGCTCCGTTGAACAAGTACAGCTCCAAGATCACGCAGCCCCGCAGTCAGGGAGCCTCTCAGGCCATGCTTTACGGCACCGGCATGACCGAAGAGGACATGAACAAGGCTCAGGTCGGCATTGGCAGCGTGTGGTACGAGGGCAACACCTGCAACATGCACCTCCTCAAGCTGGCTGAGAAGGTCAAAGAGGGCGTTCAGGCAGCCGATCTCGTCGGGATGCGGTTCAACACCATCGGCGTCAGCGACGGCATCTCGATGGGCACCGACGGCATGTCCTACTCGCTGCAGAGTCGCGATCTGATCGCCGATTCGATCGAAACCATCATGGGGGCTCAGTGGTACGACGGTCTCGTCACTCTGCCCGGCTGCGACAAGAACATGCCGGGCTGTCTGATCGGCATGGGACGTCTCAACCGTCCGTCGCTAATGGTTTACGGCGGCACCATCAAAGCCGGTTGCGGACTCAAGAAGGACGAAAAGCTCGACATCATCTCCGCGTTTCAGTCGTACGGACAGTACCTGGCCGGGAAGATCAGCGACGAAGAACGCAAAGAGATCGTGAAACGCAGCTGTCCCGGAGCAGGGGCCTGCGGCGGAATGTACACGGCCAACACGATGGCCTCTGCGATTGAAGCGCTCGGCATGTCGCTGCCGTACAGCTCGTCGATTCCGGCTGAGCATCCCGACAAACTGCAGGAATGTCTCGACGCCGGGCAGGCGGTTCGCACTCTTCTTGAACGCGATATCAAGCCGCGAGACATCATGACTCGCGAAGCCTTCGAGAACGCCCTGGTCATCGTGATTGCCCTGGGCGGTTCGACGAACGCCGTGCTGCACCTCATCGCGATGGCTCGTTCGGTGAATGTCGATCTGACCATCGATGACTTCCAGTCCGTGAGTGACCGCGTGCCGCTGCTGGCCGACATGAAACCGTCGGGCCTCTACGTTCAGGAAGACCTGCAGAGCATCGGCGGCACCCCCGCGATTCTGAAGTATCTTCTCGCGGAAGGCTTCCTCAACGGTGACTGCATGACGGTGACCGGCAAGACGCTGGCCGAGAACGTGGCCAACGTGCCGGGCCTGAAGGAAGGCCAGCGGATCGTTCACAAGATCTCCGAGCCGATCAAGAAGACGGGGCACATCCGGATCCTTCGCGGCAACGTCGCTCCCGACGGAGCCGTCGCCAAGATCACCGGTAAGGAAGGCCTCCTCTTCAAAGGACCGGCTCTCTGCTACGATCGCGAAGAAGCGATGCTCGCCGGCCTGGAGAAGAGGGAAATCAAAGGGGGCGAAGTGATCGTCATCCGCTACGAAGGTCCCAAGGGCGGACCGGGAATGCCCGAGATGCTCACCCCCACTTCGGCCATTATGGGAGCCGGCCTCGGCGACAAGGTCGCACTGATTACGGACGGCCGCTTCTCGGGCGGCTCGCACGGATTCATCATCGGCCACGTAACGCCGGAAGCCCAGGTCGGCGGCCCGATCGCTCTGATTCAGAACGGAGACGTGCTGACCATCGACGCTGAAAACAACCGTCTCGATGTCGACGTGTCGGACGAGGAA